One segment of Cetobacterium sp. NK01 DNA contains the following:
- the uvrB gene encoding excinuclease ABC subunit UvrB — protein sequence MFKLNSKYIPTGDQPEAIKSLLKGLENGVKDQTLLGVTGSGKTFTIANIIKESGRPALILAPNKTLAAQLFSEYRSFFPENAVEYFVSYYDYYQPEAYIATTDTYIEKDSSINDEIDKFRNAATAALINRKDVVIVASVSAIYGLGSPETYKKLTIAIDKKTGYSRKKLISKLIELRYERNDVAFERGKFRVKGDVIDIYPSYMENGYRIEFWGDEIEEISEINTLTGQKIKRNLERVAISPATHYVTEEGEQERIIEQIKKDLKKEVKDFEDKGKLLEAQRLKQRTEYDIEMIREVGYCKGIENYSRYLTHKNPGDKPDTLMDYFPKDFIVYIDESHIGVPQIRGMYNGDRARKTALVENGFRLKSALDNRPLTFEEFRENCGQTIFVSATPGDFEIEKSNGHIAEQLIRPTGILDPIIEVRETKNQVDDLLEEIRKNTLKKERVLITTLTKKMAEELTEYYLTFGIKVKYMHSDIDTLERIEIIKGLRKGEFDVLIGINLLREGLDIPEVSLVAILEADKEGFLRSKRSLVQTIGRAARNVDGRVILYGDIITDSMKYAIEETNRRRKKQNKYNVLNEIEPKNIYREVSESIFTWEVEEEKIVESKHFTCKGDIEKEIQKLLIEIKKLSEELDFEKAIEKRDEMNKLKLMLLEM from the coding sequence ATGTTTAAATTAAATTCAAAATATATTCCAACTGGAGATCAACCAGAAGCAATTAAGAGTTTACTTAAAGGATTAGAAAACGGAGTTAAAGATCAAACTTTATTAGGAGTGACAGGATCTGGAAAAACGTTCACAATAGCAAATATAATAAAAGAAAGTGGAAGACCAGCACTTATCTTAGCACCAAACAAAACATTGGCAGCACAACTTTTTTCAGAATATAGAAGTTTTTTTCCAGAAAACGCTGTAGAGTATTTTGTATCTTACTATGATTACTATCAACCAGAAGCATATATAGCTACAACAGACACATATATAGAGAAAGACTCATCAATAAATGACGAGATTGATAAATTTAGAAATGCTGCAACGGCAGCCTTGATAAATAGAAAAGACGTAGTGATAGTAGCATCAGTATCAGCAATTTATGGATTAGGATCTCCAGAGACATATAAGAAATTAACTATTGCAATAGATAAAAAAACAGGATATAGTAGAAAAAAATTGATATCAAAGTTAATAGAGCTAAGATATGAAAGAAATGATGTTGCTTTTGAAAGAGGGAAATTTAGAGTAAAAGGAGATGTAATAGATATCTACCCATCATATATGGAAAATGGTTATAGAATTGAATTTTGGGGAGATGAAATTGAAGAGATTTCAGAGATAAATACATTAACAGGACAAAAAATAAAGAGAAATTTAGAAAGAGTAGCTATTTCTCCTGCTACTCATTATGTTACAGAAGAAGGGGAACAGGAAAGAATTATAGAACAAATAAAAAAAGATTTAAAAAAAGAAGTAAAAGATTTTGAAGATAAGGGGAAACTTTTAGAAGCCCAAAGACTTAAACAAAGAACAGAATATGATATAGAAATGATAAGAGAGGTTGGATATTGTAAAGGAATAGAAAATTATTCGAGATATTTAACTCATAAAAATCCAGGAGATAAACCAGACACCTTGATGGATTATTTTCCAAAAGATTTTATTGTTTATATTGATGAGTCTCATATAGGAGTTCCTCAAATAAGGGGGATGTATAATGGAGATAGAGCTCGAAAAACAGCACTTGTAGAAAATGGATTTAGATTGAAATCAGCTTTAGACAACAGACCTTTAACATTTGAAGAATTTAGAGAAAATTGTGGACAAACAATTTTTGTTTCAGCAACTCCAGGAGATTTTGAAATAGAAAAATCAAATGGACATATAGCAGAACAATTAATAAGACCAACAGGAATATTAGATCCTATTATAGAGGTAAGAGAAACTAAGAATCAAGTTGATGATCTGCTAGAAGAGATAAGAAAAAATACACTAAAAAAAGAAAGAGTTTTAATAACTACACTTACTAAAAAAATGGCAGAGGAACTAACAGAATATTACTTAACTTTTGGTATAAAAGTCAAATATATGCACTCGGACATAGATACCTTAGAAAGAATAGAGATTATAAAAGGTTTAAGAAAAGGTGAATTTGATGTTTTAATAGGAATAAATCTGTTAAGAGAGGGACTTGATATACCTGAAGTATCTTTAGTTGCTATTCTAGAAGCTGATAAAGAAGGATTTTTAAGAAGCAAAAGATCATTAGTCCAAACTATAGGAAGAGCAGCTAGAAATGTTGATGGAAGAGTTATTCTTTATGGAGATATTATAACTGATTCAATGAAATATGCTATAGAAGAAACAAATAGAAGAAGAAAAAAGCAGAATAAATATAATGTTTTAAATGAAATAGAACCTAAAAATATATATAGAGAAGTTTCAGAATCTATTTTTACTTGGGAAGTGGAAGAAGAAAAAATAGTAGAATCTAAGCACTTTACATGTAAAGGGGATATAGAGAAAGAGATTCAAAAATTATTGATAGAGATAAAAAAACTATCTGAAGAGTTAGATTTTGAAAAGGCTATTGAAAAAAGAGATGAAATGAATAAATTAAAGCTGATGTTATTGGAAATGTAG
- the dprA gene encoding DNA-processing protein DprA, whose protein sequence is MEWYRLKLIGLKSSKIRILMENCKRYNDIFENLQELTKTLDLTINDTQMILNSKTCEKYLEVMEYLENNRIGLIDINDYRYPKNLKNTTKPPLFLFYKGNIELLTKERVISVVGTRRATKYGELGCEKIIKDLVDGDVVIVSGLALGIDSLAHNETLKLKGNTIAILGCGIDIYYPRTNIKMRKEIEKVGLVISEFPLGTMPAPKNFPIRNRIISGLSKGTIIIESSLKGGSLITASLSLEEGRDVFALPGDITYPLSQGCNELIKLSQAKLITSGDDILKEYNWSRKTENNKNLNKLTGIKLKIYSVLKTKMHLEEIKEQITCETKELLSNLMELEIEGYVQSLPAGNYRRRL, encoded by the coding sequence ATGGAGTGGTATCGATTGAAATTAATAGGTTTAAAAAGTAGTAAGATCAGAATTTTAATGGAAAATTGTAAAAGATATAATGATATTTTTGAAAACTTACAAGAACTTACAAAAACTCTGGATTTAACCATAAATGATACCCAAATGATATTGAACTCAAAAACTTGCGAAAAATATTTGGAGGTTATGGAATATTTGGAGAATAATAGGATAGGACTTATAGATATAAACGACTATAGATATCCTAAAAATTTGAAAAATACTACAAAGCCTCCACTTTTTCTTTTTTATAAAGGAAATATAGAACTTTTGACTAAAGAAAGAGTAATATCAGTAGTAGGAACAAGAAGAGCTACTAAATATGGAGAGTTAGGATGCGAGAAAATAATAAAAGATCTTGTAGATGGTGACGTAGTAATTGTAAGTGGATTAGCTTTAGGAATTGACTCTTTAGCTCATAATGAAACTTTAAAACTAAAAGGAAATACAATTGCTATCTTAGGATGTGGAATAGATATATATTATCCAAGAACAAATATAAAAATGAGGAAAGAGATTGAAAAAGTAGGCCTAGTTATTTCAGAATTTCCCTTAGGAACAATGCCAGCACCTAAAAATTTTCCTATAAGGAATAGAATAATTTCTGGATTATCTAAAGGAACTATTATAATAGAAAGTTCTTTAAAGGGTGGTAGTTTAATAACTGCAAGTTTATCATTAGAAGAGGGAAGAGATGTTTTTGCTCTTCCAGGAGATATAACCTATCCTTTATCTCAAGGGTGCAATGAGCTTATAAAATTATCTCAAGCAAAGTTAATAACTTCAGGGGATGATATTTTAAAAGAGTATAATTGGAGTAGAAAAACTGAAAATAATAAAAATTTAAATAAATTGACAGGTATAAAATTAAAAATATATAGTGTATTAAAAACGAAAATGCATCTAGAAGAAATAAAGGAACAAATCACTTGTGAAACTAAGGAATTGCTGAGTAATTTAATGGAATTAGAAATAGAAGGATATGTACAAAGTTTGCCAGCTGGAAATTATCGAAGGCGTTTATAA
- a CDS encoding tetratricopeptide repeat protein, with protein sequence MKKLVGILFLFFSFMALSDQRPPYIQSLESQISREDDRDKAAVLLKEYERYFKSYIDSISNNENQVFYLGDQYFRNRKYERAAQIFSSNIDSSRNLFGAATSYRFIGNYNKAVDFYSVAISIEPSMREAYLGRGLAYRNLGRYNKAVEDIQIYMNYSPSVEGFLALGDIYLAEKKIERAREVLQEGRRLYPQSKEISNMLTSTYSR encoded by the coding sequence ATGAAAAAATTAGTGGGAATATTATTTCTATTTTTTAGTTTTATGGCCTTAAGTGATCAAAGGCCGCCATATATTCAAAGCTTAGAAAGTCAAATATCAAGAGAAGACGATAGAGATAAAGCAGCGGTATTACTAAAAGAATACGAAAGATATTTTAAAAGTTATATAGATTCTATAAGTAATAATGAGAATCAAGTTTTTTATTTAGGTGATCAATATTTTAGAAATAGAAAATATGAAAGAGCTGCGCAAATATTTAGTAGCAATATTGATAGCTCAAGAAATCTATTCGGTGCAGCAACAAGCTATAGATTTATAGGTAATTATAATAAAGCTGTTGATTTTTATAGTGTTGCAATAAGTATAGAACCAAGTATGAGAGAGGCTTATCTAGGAAGAGGATTAGCCTATAGAAATTTAGGGAGATATAATAAAGCTGTAGAGGATATTCAAATTTACATGAATTATTCACCAAGTGTAGAGGGGTTCTTAGCTTTAGGAGATATATATTTAGCAGAGAAAAAAATTGAAAGAGCAAGAGAAGTTTTACAAGAGGGACGAAGATTATACCCTCAATCAAAGGAGATAAGCAACATGTTAACATCTACATATTCTAGATAA
- a CDS encoding tyrosine-type recombinase/integrase, whose product MGTLNLLVDIKEFLYYCEFAKGKSLNTIKSLRIDLYRFNEYILKCNDLEKISDIDGFNFREFLIELQSSDIGKRSLNRKISSLKSFFKYLKEIGKVKNNPAQLIVAPSYDRGVPEVLDLDEIKRIRKSIELKNYHSLRDRLIVELLYSSGITSQELLGLGEDVFNLDDREVIVTSFKKYRTVFFSERAKEFFKRYIAAKKEKLGSKYNKEILFVNGSGGRLTDRSLRRLIDRYGIKAKIIKEISPHSFRHTFAVHMLENGMSLLQLQKLLGHSNLDSTKIYLEALEKKRKKELSKELDMV is encoded by the coding sequence ATGGGTACTCTTAATTTATTAGTGGATATAAAAGAATTTTTATATTACTGTGAATTTGCAAAAGGGAAAAGTTTAAATACAATAAAATCATTAAGAATAGATTTATATAGATTTAATGAATATATTTTAAAATGTAATGATTTGGAAAAAATATCAGATATAGATGGATTTAATTTTAGAGAATTTTTAATAGAACTTCAAAGTAGTGATATAGGAAAAAGATCTTTAAATAGAAAGATATCATCTTTAAAATCTTTTTTTAAATATTTAAAAGAAATAGGAAAAGTAAAAAATAATCCAGCTCAATTAATTGTAGCACCAAGTTACGATAGAGGGGTTCCTGAAGTACTTGATTTAGATGAAATAAAGAGAATCAGAAAATCAATAGAATTAAAAAATTATCATAGTTTGAGAGATAGATTGATTGTAGAATTATTGTATTCTAGTGGAATCACATCTCAAGAGCTTTTAGGATTAGGAGAAGATGTTTTTAATTTAGATGATAGAGAAGTTATTGTAACAAGTTTTAAAAAATATAGAACTGTATTTTTTAGTGAAAGAGCAAAAGAATTTTTTAAGAGATATATAGCAGCAAAAAAAGAAAAGTTAGGTAGTAAATACAATAAAGAAATATTATTTGTTAATGGTTCTGGAGGGAGATTAACAGATCGTTCTTTAAGAAGACTTATAGATAGATATGGAATTAAGGCTAAAATAATAAAAGAGATTAGTCCTCATAGTTTTAGACATACTTTTGCAGTTCATATGTTAGAAAATGGTATGAGTTTACTACAGCTACAAAAACTTTTAGGACATTCTAATTTAGATTCAACAAAAATATATTTAGAAGCTTTAGAGAAAAAAAGGAAAAAAGAACTGTCTAAAGAGTTAGATATGGTATAA
- the trmFO gene encoding methylenetetrahydrofolate--tRNA-(uracil(54)-C(5))-methyltransferase (FADH(2)-oxidizing) TrmFO — translation MNKEVIVIGAGLAGSEAAYQLAKGGVKVKLYEMRPKVSTEAHKSDKFGELVCSNSLGGDHLGNASGLMKEELRRMGSLLIEIADEVKVPAGQALAVDREGFSEKITQKLHSMENIEIINEELKEIPKDKLVIVASGPLTSDDLSKNIGESLKQDYLYFYDAAAPIVTLESIDQNKVYFQSRYDKGEGEYINCPMNKEEYEAFYEALITAERAPLKKFEEEKLFEACMPVERIAQRGFKTLLFGPLKPKGLVNPRTEKEDFAVVQLRQDDKDGKLYNLVGFQTNLKWGEQKRVFSMIPGLENAEFVRYGVMHRNTFINSTKLLTPALNLKENENIYFAGQITGGEGYVCAIATGLMAAKNILRKMNGKEPLILDDRSSIGAIIKYITEEKKNFQPMGPNFGVIKSLDERIKDKKEKYNKISKIALDYLDEKLSQEK, via the coding sequence ATAAATAAAGAAGTTATAGTAATAGGAGCAGGATTAGCTGGATCAGAGGCTGCTTATCAGTTAGCTAAAGGTGGAGTAAAAGTTAAATTATATGAGATGAGACCTAAAGTTTCAACAGAAGCTCATAAAAGCGATAAATTTGGTGAATTGGTATGTAGTAATTCTTTAGGGGGAGATCATTTGGGAAATGCTTCTGGATTAATGAAAGAAGAACTTAGAAGAATGGGATCTTTATTAATTGAAATCGCAGATGAAGTAAAAGTTCCAGCGGGGCAAGCTCTAGCTGTAGATAGAGAAGGTTTTTCAGAGAAAATTACACAAAAGTTGCATTCTATGGAAAACATAGAAATAATAAATGAAGAGTTAAAAGAGATCCCAAAAGATAAATTAGTTATAGTAGCTAGTGGACCGTTAACATCTGATGATTTATCTAAAAATATAGGAGAATCATTAAAGCAAGATTATCTATATTTTTATGATGCAGCAGCTCCTATTGTAACTTTAGAGTCAATAGATCAAAATAAGGTATATTTTCAATCTAGATATGATAAAGGTGAAGGGGAATATATAAATTGTCCAATGAATAAAGAAGAATACGAAGCTTTTTATGAGGCTTTAATTACAGCGGAAAGAGCTCCTTTAAAAAAATTCGAAGAGGAAAAATTATTTGAAGCTTGTATGCCTGTAGAAAGAATAGCTCAAAGAGGGTTTAAAACATTATTATTTGGACCATTAAAACCAAAAGGACTAGTTAATCCTAGAACAGAAAAGGAAGATTTCGCTGTTGTTCAGCTAAGACAAGATGATAAAGACGGAAAATTATATAATTTAGTAGGTTTTCAAACGAATTTAAAATGGGGAGAGCAAAAAAGAGTATTCTCTATGATACCAGGACTTGAAAATGCCGAGTTTGTAAGATATGGAGTAATGCATAGAAACACTTTCATAAATTCAACAAAATTATTAACTCCCGCTTTAAATCTAAAAGAGAATGAAAATATATATTTTGCTGGTCAGATTACTGGTGGTGAAGGATATGTTTGTGCAATTGCAACAGGGTTGATGGCTGCTAAAAATATTCTAAGAAAAATGAATGGAAAAGAACCTTTAATTTTAGATGATAGAAGTTCAATTGGTGCAATTATAAAATATATAACAGAAGAGAAAAAAAACTTTCAACCAATGGGGCCAAATTTTGGTGTTATAAAATCTTTAGATGAAAGAATTAAAGATAAAAAAGAGAAATATAATAAAATATCTAAAATAGCATTGGATTATTTGGATGAAAAGTTAAGTCAAGAGAAGTAA
- the yqeH gene encoding ribosome biogenesis GTPase YqeH: MTKKCIGCGIELQGENPNSNGYLPKSVLEGDNKELLCQRCFKIKNYGQYIPIKMTKDDYRKEVQKSLEEADVAIPVFDIIDFEGSFDDEILDILREMDSIVVINKLDLIPDDKHPSEVADWVKGRLGEEGISPLDVAIVSSKNGYGINGIFKKIKHFYPNGANALVLGVTNVGKSSIINKLIGAKRVTVSKFPGTTLKSVKTEIPFSKITLIDTPGLIPAGRFSDFVCQECNQSIIPANEISRKTYKVQKDRVILIGGMIQMRVLNDEDLKPIFSLYASKDVTFHETNIEKAQELMQKAEFLNPPCDECRDEFNALEKNVEIFTVETGEELVFKGLGWLSVKRGPLEVEITSPKGGDIIIREAFIKPKR; this comes from the coding sequence ATGACAAAAAAATGTATAGGATGTGGAATTGAACTTCAAGGAGAAAATCCCAACTCTAATGGGTATTTACCTAAATCAGTTTTAGAGGGAGATAATAAAGAATTGCTTTGTCAAAGATGTTTTAAAATAAAAAACTATGGACAATATATTCCTATAAAAATGACAAAAGATGATTATAGAAAAGAGGTTCAAAAGAGTTTAGAGGAAGCAGATGTAGCAATACCTGTATTTGATATTATTGATTTTGAGGGATCTTTTGACGATGAAATATTAGATATTCTAAGAGAAATGGATTCAATTGTAGTAATAAATAAATTGGATTTAATTCCAGATGATAAACATCCGTCTGAAGTTGCAGATTGGGTAAAAGGAAGATTAGGAGAAGAGGGGATATCACCTCTTGATGTAGCTATAGTAAGTTCAAAAAATGGTTACGGAATAAATGGAATATTTAAAAAAATAAAACATTTTTATCCTAATGGTGCCAATGCTTTAGTTTTAGGTGTTACAAATGTTGGGAAATCAAGTATTATAAATAAACTTATTGGTGCTAAAAGAGTTACGGTATCGAAATTTCCAGGAACAACTTTGAAAAGTGTTAAGACTGAAATACCATTTTCAAAAATAACTCTTATAGATACACCAGGATTGATTCCAGCTGGAAGATTTTCAGATTTTGTATGTCAAGAATGTAATCAAAGTATAATACCAGCTAATGAAATTTCAAGAAAAACATATAAAGTTCAAAAGGATAGAGTTATTTTAATAGGTGGAATGATTCAAATGAGAGTTCTAAATGATGAAGATTTAAAACCGATATTTTCTTTGTATGCTTCTAAGGATGTAACATTTCATGAAACAAATATAGAAAAAGCACAAGAATTAATGCAAAAAGCAGAATTTTTAAATCCGCCGTGTGACGAATGTAGAGATGAATTTAATGCATTAGAAAAAAATGTAGAAATTTTTACTGTTGAAACAGGAGAAGAACTAGTATTTAAAGGGTTAGGATGGTTATCTGTAAAAAGAGGACCATTAGAAGTTGAAATAACATCACCAAAAGGTGGAGATATAATTATTAGAGAGGCTTTTATAAAACCAAAAAGATAG
- the topA gene encoding type I DNA topoisomerase — MYIEKKLGVKAVAKKNLVIVESPAKAKTIEKILGNNFHVTASFGHVRDLPKSKIGVDVADDFKPSYSTIRGKGDVIKTLKDLAKKSNKVYLASDPDREGEAIAWHIAQTLKLDENEANRIEFNEITNGAIREAIKNPRKVDINRVNAQQARRILDRLVGYEISPLLWKSISSNTSAGRVQSVALKLICDLEDKIRKFIPEKFWDIKGEFENKMNLSLYKIEGKRFERVTDEDIVKNVQLTLNSEYSVINSKVTKKTKNPPLPLKTSTLQQLSSSYLGFSASKTMSVAQGLYEGISIDGNQKGLITYMRTDSTRISDEAKEMAKSYILENFGKEYLGKEGIKKKKEEKIQDAHEAVRPTDIYLEPDKIKKDLAPDQYKLYKLIWERFMISQLAPMQYEQFEIILENGDYQFRGTLNKIIFDGYYKVFKDEEDLPLGEFPTINEGDFLKLKKLNIKEDWTKPPSRLTESSLVKKLEADGIGRPSTYASIIETLKKREYVVIEGKSFIPTELGYEIKSILEKNFKDIMDVKFTASLEDGLDLVEEGERDWIEILKDFYSKLSKDLELYKIKVEEESSRIVTSDVPCPCGKGNMIMKNGRFGRYLCCIDENCKEKYSLKGIEIPLEDIKNGSIKVKDLLEEQLRVKQGKLTDVFSSEGSRFLLKLGRFGSYLESENFKEDNERVSLPGEVKKLLVNGSIEEKDGIVQLKWIMDKIQKEENEILKNAGNCEKCGRPFKIGRGRWGKFLACTGYPECKNIKKLEKEKKD, encoded by the coding sequence ATGTATATAGAGAAAAAATTAGGGGTGAAAGCAGTGGCGAAAAAAAATTTAGTAATAGTAGAATCACCTGCAAAAGCGAAAACAATTGAAAAAATATTGGGGAATAATTTTCATGTTACAGCTTCCTTTGGACATGTAAGAGATTTACCAAAGAGTAAAATCGGAGTAGATGTAGCAGATGATTTTAAACCAAGCTATTCTACGATAAGAGGAAAAGGAGATGTAATAAAGACTTTAAAAGATTTAGCAAAGAAGTCAAATAAAGTTTATTTAGCATCAGACCCGGATAGAGAAGGAGAAGCTATTGCTTGGCATATAGCTCAAACATTAAAATTAGATGAAAATGAAGCAAATAGAATAGAGTTTAATGAAATAACAAATGGAGCAATAAGAGAGGCAATAAAAAATCCTAGAAAAGTTGATATAAATAGAGTAAATGCTCAACAAGCTAGAAGAATTTTAGATAGATTAGTAGGATACGAGATAAGTCCACTTTTATGGAAATCGATTTCTTCAAATACTAGTGCTGGAAGAGTTCAATCAGTTGCTTTAAAATTAATATGTGATTTAGAAGATAAAATTAGAAAATTTATACCTGAAAAATTTTGGGATATAAAAGGTGAATTTGAAAATAAAATGAACCTTTCTCTATACAAAATTGAAGGAAAAAGATTTGAAAGAGTTACAGATGAGGATATTGTTAAAAATGTGCAGTTAACTCTTAATTCAGAATATTCAGTTATAAATTCAAAAGTAACTAAAAAAACTAAAAATCCACCACTACCATTGAAAACAAGTACATTACAGCAACTTTCATCATCATATTTAGGATTTTCTGCATCGAAAACTATGTCTGTAGCTCAAGGGTTATACGAAGGTATAAGTATTGATGGAAACCAAAAAGGTTTAATAACATATATGAGAACAGATTCTACAAGAATATCTGATGAAGCAAAAGAAATGGCAAAAAGTTATATCTTAGAAAATTTTGGAAAAGAATATCTAGGTAAAGAGGGCATAAAAAAGAAAAAAGAAGAAAAAATTCAAGATGCCCACGAAGCTGTAAGACCAACAGATATATATTTAGAGCCAGATAAAATAAAAAAAGATTTAGCTCCAGATCAATATAAGCTATATAAACTTATATGGGAAAGATTTATGATATCTCAGTTAGCTCCGATGCAATATGAGCAATTTGAAATAATTTTAGAAAATGGAGATTATCAGTTTAGAGGAACTTTAAATAAGATAATTTTTGATGGATATTATAAAGTCTTTAAAGATGAAGAAGATCTTCCTTTGGGAGAATTTCCTACTATAAATGAAGGAGATTTTTTAAAGCTAAAAAAATTAAATATAAAAGAGGATTGGACAAAGCCACCTTCAAGATTAACAGAGTCATCTTTAGTAAAAAAATTAGAAGCTGATGGGATAGGAAGACCATCAACATATGCTTCAATAATAGAAACTTTAAAAAAGAGAGAGTATGTTGTTATAGAAGGAAAAAGTTTTATTCCAACAGAGCTAGGATATGAAATAAAATCAATATTAGAAAAAAACTTTAAAGATATAATGGATGTTAAATTCACGGCTTCATTAGAGGATGGTTTAGATTTAGTTGAAGAGGGTGAAAGAGACTGGATTGAAATATTAAAAGATTTCTATTCAAAACTTTCAAAAGATTTGGAACTATATAAAATTAAAGTAGAAGAAGAATCGAGTAGAATAGTAACTTCAGATGTTCCTTGTCCATGTGGAAAAGGGAATATGATTATGAAAAATGGTAGATTTGGAAGATATTTATGTTGTATAGATGAAAATTGCAAAGAAAAATATTCTTTAAAAGGAATTGAAATACCCTTAGAAGATATAAAAAATGGAAGTATAAAAGTAAAAGATTTACTAGAGGAGCAATTAAGAGTTAAGCAGGGTAAATTAACAGATGTATTTTCTTCTGAAGGAAGTAGATTTCTTTTGAAATTAGGACGTTTTGGTAGTTATTTAGAAAGTGAAAACTTTAAAGAAGATAATGAAAGAGTATCTTTACCAGGAGAAGTAAAAAAACTTCTTGTAAATGGTTCAATTGAAGAGAAAGATGGTATAGTTCAATTAAAATGGATTATGGATAAAATTCAAAAAGAAGAAAATGAAATATTAAAAAATGCAGGTAATTGTGAAAAATGTGGAAGACCTTTTAAAATTGGAAGGGGAAGATGGGGTAAATTTTTAGCTTGTACTGGATACCCTGAATGTAAAAATATAAAAAAATTGGAAAAAGAAAAAAAAGATTAA
- the xseA gene encoding exodeoxyribonuclease VII large subunit: MEERIYNVTEFNRMVKGYIDENPNFQEFFLKGELSGITYYKSGHLYFTLKDTKSQIKCAAFNYKFKRIPEDLKEGDSIKIFGDVGFYETRGDFQVLVRHIQKEDKLGEMFAKLEELKKILEKEGLFSPLFKKTLPKYPKAIGVVTAYTGAAFHDIINTTRKRFSNIDIYIYSAKVQGIGAKEEIVKGIQTLNKISDIDLIIAGRGGGSVEDLWAFNEEDVARAFYESEKPIISAVGHEIDNLLSDLVADIRAATPTQAIEIAIPVKKDIEKQLLEKEIKVKNCINRLIKNKKNDLNQLKENYVLKNFIKTIEEKNYELLLKEEKLNKGLKEVLREKSYEIKIRTEKLIALNPLEILKRGYTITRKNQHIVKDCKKLKVGDRIETILRDGKIISKVEEIN; this comes from the coding sequence ATGGAAGAAAGAATTTATAATGTAACAGAATTTAATAGAATGGTGAAGGGCTACATTGATGAAAATCCAAATTTCCAAGAGTTTTTTTTAAAGGGAGAGTTATCAGGTATTACTTATTATAAAAGTGGACATCTTTATTTTACTTTAAAAGATACTAAAAGTCAGATAAAATGTGCAGCATTTAATTATAAGTTTAAAAGAATACCAGAAGATTTAAAAGAGGGAGATTCTATAAAAATTTTTGGAGATGTGGGATTCTATGAGACTAGAGGAGATTTTCAAGTTTTAGTTAGACATATACAAAAAGAAGATAAACTAGGAGAGATGTTTGCTAAATTAGAAGAGTTAAAGAAAATTTTAGAAAAAGAGGGGTTGTTTTCACCTCTTTTTAAAAAAACTTTACCAAAGTATCCTAAAGCAATAGGTGTTGTTACAGCATATACAGGGGCAGCATTTCATGACATTATAAATACAACTAGGAAGAGATTTTCAAATATTGATATATATATATATTCGGCTAAAGTTCAAGGTATTGGAGCAAAAGAAGAGATAGTAAAGGGAATACAAACTCTAAATAAAATATCAGATATTGATTTAATAATAGCAGGTCGTGGTGGAGGTAGTGTTGAAGATTTATGGGCTTTCAATGAAGAGGATGTAGCTAGAGCATTTTATGAAAGTGAAAAGCCAATAATATCAGCAGTAGGGCATGAAATAGATAATCTTTTATCAGATTTAGTAGCAGATATAAGAGCTGCAACTCCAACGCAAGCTATAGAAATAGCAATACCAGTAAAAAAAGATATTGAAAAACAACTTCTAGAAAAAGAAATAAAGGTTAAAAATTGTATTAATAGGCTAATAAAAAATAAAAAAAATGATCTAAATCAATTAAAAGAAAATTATGTTTTAAAAAATTTTATAAAAACAATAGAGGAAAAAAATTACGAACTTCTTTTAAAGGAAGAGAAACTTAATAAAGGGTTAAAAGAGGTACTTAGAGAAAAGAGTTACGAAATAAAAATTAGAACAGAAAAGTTAATTGCCTTGAATCCTTTAGAAATTTTAAAAAGAGGTTATACTATAACTAGAAAAAATCAACATATAGTTAAAGATTGTAAAAAATTAAAAGTTGGAGATCGAATAGAAACAATATTAAGAGATGGGAAAATAATTAGTAAAGTAGAGGAGATAAATTAA